One window from the genome of Sphaerotilus microaerophilus encodes:
- a CDS encoding ATP-grasp domain-containing protein, which yields MPSLPIAIAGLSVRAAAEAARRDGFAVTALDAFGDLDTRAAAAHWHRLRLDPAQPWQVDLASLDAALHEARLPPGTPLLLTSGFAAEGATLGPWLTRWELGSGPDLGLRFAGTRPHNADVLRQPQRFFAALDALGLPYPPVSFAAPADPAGWLCKDFGGAGGVQVQRTAPAADRLPRRYWQRELAGTPMSLTFLADGRRAALLGLNRQLLALTPERPWRFGGVIGPLPAAAAQRAQWQGWLDALAFQFHLQGLCSLDLLDTPGGWQILEVNPRWSASAALYGPDGGLVQAHLDACTGSLPDPAALARLRGARVRGSAIAYARTALPFDAPRWQRLLDAAQALDLHDLPAAPLTVAAGEPLCTLCAHAPTEAAVATTLAQRHAALADLLGNESLDDLALPTQPPMETSSP from the coding sequence GTGCCGTCCCTGCCGATCGCCATCGCCGGCCTGTCGGTGCGTGCCGCAGCCGAGGCGGCCCGGCGGGATGGCTTTGCCGTGACGGCGCTGGACGCCTTCGGCGACCTGGACACGCGGGCCGCTGCGGCGCACTGGCACCGCCTGCGGCTCGACCCCGCGCAGCCCTGGCAGGTCGACCTGGCCAGCCTGGATGCGGCGCTGCACGAGGCGCGCCTGCCGCCCGGCACGCCGCTGCTGCTGACCAGCGGTTTCGCGGCCGAAGGCGCCACCCTGGGACCCTGGCTGACGCGCTGGGAGTTGGGCTCGGGCCCTGACCTCGGCCTGCGCTTTGCCGGCACCCGGCCGCACAACGCCGATGTGCTGCGCCAGCCGCAGCGCTTCTTTGCCGCGCTCGATGCGCTGGGGCTGCCCTACCCCCCCGTCTCCTTCGCCGCACCCGCGGATCCAGCCGGCTGGCTGTGCAAGGACTTCGGCGGTGCCGGTGGCGTGCAGGTCCAGCGCACTGCGCCGGCTGCGGACAGGCTGCCACGGCGCTACTGGCAGCGCGAGCTGGCCGGCACGCCGATGTCGCTCACCTTCCTCGCCGATGGCCGGCGCGCCGCCCTGCTGGGCCTGAACCGCCAGCTGCTGGCACTGACGCCCGAGCGGCCCTGGCGCTTCGGCGGGGTGATCGGCCCGCTACCCGCGGCTGCGGCGCAGCGTGCGCAATGGCAGGGCTGGCTCGACGCGCTGGCCTTTCAGTTCCACCTGCAGGGCCTGTGCAGCCTGGACCTGCTCGACACGCCGGGCGGCTGGCAAATCCTCGAAGTCAACCCACGCTGGAGCGCCAGCGCAGCGCTCTACGGCCCGGACGGCGGCCTGGTGCAGGCTCACCTCGACGCCTGTACCGGGTCCTTGCCCGATCCGGCCGCGCTGGCCCGACTGCGCGGGGCGAGGGTGCGCGGCAGCGCCATCGCCTACGCCCGCACCGCCCTCCCCTTCGACGCCCCGCGCTGGCAGCGCCTGCTCGACGCAGCCCAGGCGCTGGATCTGCACGACCTGCCCGCTGCCCCGCTGACCGTGGCCGCGGGCGAGCCCCTGTGCACGCTGTGCGCCCACGCCCCTACCGAAGCCGCCGTGGCCACCACGCTGGCGCAGCGCCACGCCGCGCTGGCTGACCTGCTGGGCAACGAGTCGCTGGACGACCTGGCCCTGCCCACCCAACCTCCGATGGAAACCAGTTCCCCATGA
- the mch gene encoding methenyltetrahydromethanopterin cyclohydrolase: MSTPLSPPLANCALSVNALAAPLVQRLIDQADALGVQVQRDARGVTLIDAGIDVPGSVAAGRLIGEICLGGLGRVSQRCQPEGGWPDWLDVASAQPLLACLGSQYAGWSLAASKEETGGKKFFALGSGPVRALAGKEALFEELGYRDRASHSAGQGVLVLEVDRAPPPVVLDKVLRDSGLAPEGLTVILTPTRSLAGTTQVVARVLEVALHKTHALAQETGFDLAHLIDGAACAPLPAPTADSVQAMGRTNDAILYGGQVRLSVRGPVEAAHKLARRLPSATSADYGRPFAEVFQAAGFDFYKIDPMLFAPAEVWISHLDSGSTFHAGATDLGLLLRHWQQEA, from the coding sequence ATGAGCACCCCCCTGTCCCCTCCGCTGGCGAACTGCGCCCTGAGCGTCAACGCCCTCGCCGCCCCGCTGGTGCAGCGCCTGATCGACCAGGCCGATGCGCTCGGCGTGCAGGTGCAGCGCGATGCGCGCGGCGTCACGCTGATCGACGCCGGCATCGACGTGCCGGGCAGCGTCGCCGCCGGCCGGCTGATCGGCGAGATCTGCCTGGGTGGCCTGGGCCGCGTGAGCCAGCGCTGCCAGCCCGAAGGCGGCTGGCCGGACTGGCTCGACGTGGCCAGCGCCCAGCCGCTGCTGGCCTGCCTGGGCAGTCAGTACGCCGGCTGGAGCCTGGCGGCCAGCAAGGAGGAGACCGGCGGCAAGAAATTCTTTGCGCTGGGCTCCGGGCCGGTGCGGGCTCTGGCCGGCAAGGAGGCGCTGTTCGAGGAGCTGGGCTACCGCGACCGCGCCAGTCACAGCGCCGGTCAAGGCGTGCTGGTGCTGGAGGTGGACCGCGCGCCGCCCCCGGTGGTGCTGGACAAGGTGCTGCGCGACAGCGGCCTGGCGCCCGAGGGGCTGACCGTGATCCTGACGCCCACGCGCAGCCTGGCCGGCACGACGCAGGTGGTGGCGCGGGTGCTGGAGGTGGCGCTGCACAAGACGCACGCGCTGGCGCAGGAAACGGGCTTCGACCTTGCCCACCTCATCGACGGCGCGGCCTGCGCCCCGCTGCCGGCCCCCACCGCCGACAGCGTGCAGGCGATGGGCCGCACCAACGACGCCATCCTCTACGGCGGCCAAGTGCGCCTGAGCGTGCGCGGCCCGGTGGAGGCGGCGCACAAGCTGGCCCGTCGGCTGCCGTCCGCCACCTCAGCGGACTACGGCCGGCCGTTTGCCGAGGTCTTCCAGGCCGCCGGGTTCGACTTCTACAAGATCGACCCGATGCTGTTCGCCCCGGCGGAGGTCTGGATCAGCCACCTCGACAGCGGCAGCACCTTCCACGCCGGCGCGACCGACCTGGGGCTGCTGCTGCGGCATTGGCAGCAGGAAGCCTGA
- a CDS encoding ATP-grasp domain-containing protein has protein sequence MRVAIMTDEIGWHTRQLQRALRERGGVGRCVDLADCEFDTSAHWHGLLLPGYGRTLPDAVIVRGIAGGSFEQVTKRLSILHALQALGVPVYNEPRAIERSVDKAMTTWLLHRAGLPTPATWVGEDTARARRQLVKAAAAGQGLVSKPLFGSQGKGLARVGRVDGAFEPLPERPRGVAGPAGLHYLQRFLPAPLPPSQATGEPGHDWRVLVIGGRAVAAMRRVSTHWIHNVAQGARVEPAELTPALAGLAEAATAALGLDYAGVDLMPAPEAAQPIQIIEVNGVAAWRGLQQVTGFRIARALVDDLIDRKLAAAAPSRLGRRA, from the coding sequence CTGCGCGTGGCCATCATGACCGACGAGATCGGCTGGCACACGCGCCAGCTGCAGCGCGCGCTGCGCGAGCGCGGCGGCGTGGGCCGCTGCGTCGATCTGGCGGACTGCGAGTTCGACACCTCGGCGCACTGGCACGGCCTGCTGCTGCCCGGCTACGGCCGCACGCTGCCGGATGCGGTGATCGTGCGCGGCATCGCCGGCGGCAGCTTCGAGCAGGTCACCAAGCGGCTGAGCATCCTGCATGCGCTACAGGCGCTGGGCGTGCCGGTCTACAACGAGCCGCGCGCCATCGAGCGCAGCGTCGACAAGGCCATGACCACCTGGCTGCTGCACCGCGCCGGCCTGCCGACGCCGGCGACCTGGGTGGGCGAGGACACGGCGCGCGCACGCCGCCAGCTGGTCAAGGCCGCTGCCGCCGGACAGGGCCTGGTGAGCAAGCCGCTGTTCGGCTCGCAGGGCAAGGGGCTGGCGCGGGTCGGGCGGGTGGACGGCGCCTTCGAGCCGCTGCCCGAGCGCCCCCGCGGCGTGGCCGGCCCGGCCGGTCTGCACTACCTGCAGCGCTTCTTGCCCGCGCCCCTGCCGCCGAGCCAAGCGACGGGCGAGCCCGGCCACGACTGGCGCGTGCTGGTGATTGGCGGGCGGGCCGTGGCGGCGATGCGCCGCGTCAGCACGCACTGGATCCACAACGTCGCCCAGGGCGCACGCGTCGAGCCGGCCGAGCTGACGCCGGCGCTGGCCGGGCTGGCCGAGGCTGCCACCGCTGCGCTCGGCCTGGACTACGCCGGGGTGGACCTGATGCCCGCGCCGGAGGCAGCGCAGCCCATCCAGATCATCGAAGTCAACGGCGTGGCCGCCTGGCGCGGCCTGCAGCAGGTGACGGGCTTTCGCATCGCCCGCGCCCTCGTCGACGACCTGATCGACCGCAAGCTGGCCGCGGCAGCGCCGAGCCGTCTCGGGCGGCGGGCATGA
- a CDS encoding triphosphoribosyl-dephospho-CoA synthase has translation MKAADAAGRIERAFLLACAWDVAVRKPGNVSRHSSGHGMQAQTFLDSAAVAAPALCRAGARVGERIEAAMAATWERVGCNTNLGILLLCAPLAAAAERLTDAQQQPDSKTQDLTPATSATLRAALAEVLAELDREDAAAAFRAIVRANPGGLGRSDTQDVRDAPSVTLREAMALAAGRDRLARQYRNGFGELFDLGLAALGGAGRRALAAPAGGPAQPSRAQVAAVQRVYLAWLGSGEDSHLVRKHGSAVAQVVLREAQGWAARQAAGVVLEADAAFTHWDEALKTAGLNPGSSADLTVATLMAALLTGTVPTAQGGTERD, from the coding sequence ATGAAGGCCGCGGACGCGGCGGGGCGCATCGAGCGCGCCTTCCTGCTCGCCTGCGCCTGGGACGTGGCGGTGCGCAAGCCCGGCAATGTCAGCCGGCATTCGAGTGGCCACGGCATGCAGGCGCAGACCTTTCTGGACAGCGCCGCGGTCGCGGCCCCAGCGCTCTGCCGCGCCGGGGCCCGCGTCGGCGAGCGCATCGAGGCGGCCATGGCCGCCACCTGGGAGCGCGTGGGCTGCAACACCAACCTGGGCATCCTGCTGCTGTGCGCGCCACTGGCGGCCGCAGCCGAGCGGCTGACTGACGCACAGCAACAACCAGACAGCAAGACACAAGACCTGACCCCAGCCACCTCAGCCACTCTGCGCGCTGCACTCGCCGAAGTGCTGGCCGAACTGGACCGTGAGGACGCCGCCGCCGCCTTCCGCGCCATCGTGCGCGCCAACCCCGGCGGGCTGGGCCGCAGCGACACGCAGGACGTGCGCGATGCCCCCAGCGTGACGCTGCGCGAGGCGATGGCGCTGGCCGCCGGGCGCGACCGGCTGGCCCGCCAGTACCGCAACGGCTTCGGTGAACTCTTCGACCTCGGCCTGGCCGCGCTGGGTGGCGCCGGGCGGCGGGCACTGGCGGCCCCGGCCGGCGGGCCGGCCCAGCCCAGCCGCGCCCAGGTGGCGGCGGTGCAGCGCGTCTACCTCGCCTGGCTCGGCTCAGGCGAGGATTCACACCTTGTTCGCAAGCACGGCAGCGCAGTGGCACAGGTTGTCCTGCGCGAGGCACAGGGCTGGGCCGCGCGCCAGGCCGCCGGCGTGGTGCTGGAGGCCGATGCGGCCTTCACCCATTGGGACGAAGCCCTCAAAACGGCCGGTTTGAACCCCGGAAGCAGCGCCGACCTGACCGTGGCGACGCTGATGGCCGCCCTGCTGACCGGCACGGTGCCCACCGCCCAAGGTGGCACGGAACGTGATTAG
- the fae gene encoding formaldehyde-activating enzyme, whose translation MAKIDRMMVGESLVGDGNEVAHIDLIIGPRGSAAETAFANCLTNNKDGFTSLLAVVAPNLLCKPATVMFNKVTIKGAKQAVQMFGPAQRGVAMAVADSVENGTIPADEADNLFISVGVFIHWLAADDAKIQDYNYAATKEALARAVAGSPTAAEVVAKKGSSAHPFAAH comes from the coding sequence ATGGCCAAGATCGATCGCATGATGGTCGGCGAATCCCTCGTGGGAGACGGCAACGAGGTCGCGCACATCGACCTCATCATCGGGCCGCGCGGCAGCGCGGCGGAAACCGCGTTTGCCAACTGCCTCACCAACAACAAGGACGGCTTCACCTCGCTGCTGGCGGTGGTCGCACCGAACCTGCTGTGCAAGCCGGCCACCGTGATGTTCAACAAGGTCACGATCAAGGGCGCCAAACAGGCGGTGCAGATGTTCGGCCCGGCGCAGCGTGGCGTCGCGATGGCGGTGGCCGACAGCGTCGAGAACGGCACCATCCCGGCCGACGAGGCGGACAACCTCTTCATCTCGGTGGGCGTGTTCATCCACTGGCTGGCCGCCGACGACGCGAAGATCCAGGACTACAACTACGCCGCCACCAAGGAGGCGCTGGCGCGCGCCGTGGCGGGCTCGCCCACCGCAGCCGAGGTGGTGGCCAAGAAGGGCAGTTCCGCCCACCCCTTTGCCGCTCATTGA
- a CDS encoding dihydroneopterin aldolase has product MRDTAPLDLIFIEGYHGETVIGIHPSELHLPQTLVIDLTAGLPRALACDSDQIGDTIDYSVVRERLDALMLDHGVQLLEALAERIARLLLIDFRAAWVRVRIVKPRKFDNVQAVGVMIERRRSDLRDARQHSARSAQVFNLLASGLVPQREPQPDDAH; this is encoded by the coding sequence GTGAGGGACACCGCGCCGCTGGACCTGATCTTCATCGAGGGCTACCACGGTGAGACCGTGATCGGCATCCACCCCAGCGAGCTGCACCTGCCGCAGACCCTCGTGATCGACCTCACCGCCGGCCTGCCGCGTGCGCTGGCCTGCGACTCGGACCAGATCGGCGACACCATCGACTACAGCGTCGTGCGTGAGCGGCTGGACGCCCTGATGCTCGACCACGGCGTGCAGCTGCTGGAGGCGCTGGCCGAGCGCATCGCCCGGCTGCTGCTGATCGACTTCCGCGCTGCCTGGGTGCGCGTGCGCATCGTCAAGCCGCGCAAGTTCGACAACGTGCAGGCCGTCGGCGTGATGATCGAGCGCCGCCGCAGCGACCTGCGCGATGCCCGCCAGCACAGCGCCCGCAGCGCCCAGGTGTTCAACCTGCTCGCCTCGGGCCTGGTGCCCCAGCGAGAGCCCCAGCCAGACGACGCGCACTGA
- a CDS encoding flavoprotein yields the protein MGPRHGGRRGGQFKARSRFAWCLTGSGHGLHEALALAERLPQVDLFLSAAAEEVLGIYEIPLERLKTRFRVLRDKTASAVPVGQLYTEVYHTVVVAPATSNTVAKCAYGFSDTLPTNMFAQAGKLGIPGIVYACDTEPVVVTRAPHDWVTLRPRRIELDNVERLRGIDHARVVASLAELETALDQRLHELALSWITSSS from the coding sequence ATCGGTCCACGGCACGGCGGCCGGCGGGGTGGGCAGTTCAAGGCGCGTTCGCGCTTCGCCTGGTGCCTGACCGGCTCGGGCCACGGCCTGCATGAAGCGCTGGCACTGGCCGAGCGGCTGCCGCAGGTGGACCTCTTCCTCTCGGCCGCGGCCGAGGAGGTGCTGGGCATCTACGAGATCCCGCTGGAGCGGCTCAAAACGCGCTTTCGCGTGCTGCGCGACAAGACCGCCAGCGCCGTGCCGGTCGGGCAGCTCTACACCGAGGTCTATCACACCGTGGTGGTCGCGCCGGCCACCAGCAACACGGTGGCCAAGTGCGCCTACGGCTTCTCGGACACGCTGCCCACCAACATGTTCGCCCAGGCCGGCAAGCTGGGCATCCCCGGCATCGTCTACGCCTGCGACACCGAGCCGGTGGTGGTCACGCGCGCACCGCACGACTGGGTGACGTTGCGCCCGCGCCGCATCGAGCTGGACAACGTCGAGCGCCTGCGCGGCATCGACCACGCCCGCGTGGTGGCCTCGCTCGCCGAGCTGGAAACCGCGCTGGACCAGCGCCTGCACGAACTCGCCCTGTCGTGGATCACCTCGTCTTCCTGA